ATGACGAAGTCGAGGTGTTGACGGGCGGTGAGATGGCCGTAAGAATGGTAGGCGTCAGGGAGGACACCGATACGTTCGTGAACGGCGCGGGTTTCCCGCTGGGCGTCGTGGCCGAAGACGCTGACCGTTCCGCTGGTCGGTCTGACGTAGTCGAGAACGATGTCGATGGTGGTCGATTTTCCCGCGCCGTTGGGGCCGAGAAAGCCGAACACCTCACCTTCCTGTATGGAGAGGTTGAGATTGCGGAGGGCGACGACGTTCCCGAATCGCTTGGAGACGTCTATCAATTCGATGGCGGTCATGGCGGCAACATCGTAGCCGTCTGATAAATGTTTTCCTCACGCCTCGCTCGGGTCGAGTTGCCGGACCGTCAACACGGGTGTCGGGCAGGTTCGAACGACGCGTTCGGCGACGCTCCCGATGAGGAATCGGTTTTCGCCGTGTCGTCCTCGCGTCCCTGTCGCGACCACGTCCACGTCGTTGTCACGGGCGTACTCCCCGATTTCGGCGGCCGGATCGCCCTCCCGGACGGCGGTGACGACGCTCCCGTTCGTGTTCTCGCGGACCGATTCCAGCGCCGCTTCGGCTTGCGCTTCGAGCGCGTCGTGAAACTCCTCGCGCAGCGTTTCGGGGGAGGAGTTCACTTCTCCCTCGTCCACGACGTAGAGTGCGTGTACCTCGGCGTCGAAACGGCGCGCGAGGTCGAGCGCGACCGTCACTGCCCGTTCGACGCTCTCGGAACCATCGGTGGCGATAACGACGGTGTCTATCATCGTTTCTCATTCCTCCGGCATCCCGCTTAAAGCCTAAGACTATATTGCACCAATCCAAACGGCTAAGGTCTATGGTGCATGTTATCAGTACGCCCGACGGGGCAAGGTTGCACTCAAGCCGCAATCCCATCCGATTGCGGTTTCTCGACGGGCGAGCGGGAGAAGGCTTTTTGCTTACCTACGCGCACCCACACGTATGTCCGAGTCGTCAGTCGAAGTAAACACGGTACTCGTTCCGGTGGACGGAAGCGACGAATCGGTGCGTGCCGTCGAGTACGCGGTTGCTATCGCCGACCGTTACGGTGCCGATGTTCACGCGCTCTACGTGTTCGGCGAGGAAGTGTCCCGAGCGATCGAGACCGGAACGGTCGAGGAGGACGACATCATCGACGAGACGGAATCGTTCATCGACGGTGCACGCGCCATCGCCGAGAACGCCGACGTCGAACTCGGCAGTTCGATAGCCTACGGCTTTTCGACGCACAGCAAACTCCGCCATCCCGGCAGCACCGTGCTCGACAGTGCGGACGAGGTCGATGCCGACTTCATCGTCGTCCCGCGGGAAACGCTCGCCGACGAACCCGGAGACGTGCTCGAAAAAGCGGCGGAGTACGTACTCCTGTACGCCAGTCAACCCGTTCTCTCGGTCTGATTCCGTTCTCTCGGTTAGATGGGCCTCAGAAGTTGGTCATCTTCGATTGAATCCGCCCGTCGTCGATCGCCAACTCCTCGTCCGCGTCCCTGAAATACTCCGCCAGTTCGTCCATCCGTATCTCGTCGCTGTCGTGTAGATAGGCGATTTCGGTGAGCGACAACGCTTCACCCGCTTCCAGTTTGTGTCGCAGTTGCTCGACGGAGAGCGAGTGGAAGGTCAGATCGAGATCGACGCTCGCCACCCTGCCCTCTCTCACCTCCGCCATGTTGATTCCTTCGTGCAATACCGTCTCGAAATCGAGGCTGGTGTCCTCGGTCGCCCGATAGAGGAACGAGACGGCGGACACGAGTGCGTCGAACGCCGCTGCGCCGTCCATGTTTTCGAACCGCTTTTCGAAGATGAGCCGTCGGTCGCGTTCCGGAAGTCGCTCCACGAGGAGTTCGAAATCGCACATCGCGTTGTACGTTCGGTCCCGGATGCGCGCACGCGTGTTGCGTTCCGATTGCGTACTCGCGAGGTCGGACTCGCCGCGAAGATACGCGCGGTCGGCCTGACTCAGGATTCCGCGGGGTCGCTCGTTCCCGTCCATAACTTGTATCAGGTTATAGAATGTGATACACTGATATAAACATAACCGATACTGGGGTATCTATCTTCTATCGTAGGAAAATCCTTATTCGATTGTTTACTGATGGGTAAATCGAGAAAACGATGAGCGAAACCAGTTCGAAACCACGACAAAGCAGCGACGGAGACAACTTGTTCGAAGGGGTGGTGAGCGCCGACGTGATGCAGACGACCGTCTCGCTGGTCGAGGCGTTGGTGGACGAGTGTCACTGCTACTTCGACGACGATGGGTTACGGATTCCGGCGATGGACCCCGCCACCGTGGCCGCCATCGACCTCGTCCTGAAACCCGACGCGTTCGAATCCTACGAGACCG
The genomic region above belongs to Haladaptatus sp. R4 and contains:
- a CDS encoding universal stress protein, whose translation is MIDTVVIATDGSESVERAVTVALDLARRFDAEVHALYVVDEGEVNSSPETLREEFHDALEAQAEAALESVRENTNGSVVTAVREGDPAAEIGEYARDNDVDVVATGTRGRHGENRFLIGSVAERVVRTCPTPVLTVRQLDPSEA
- a CDS encoding universal stress protein, which produces MSESSVEVNTVLVPVDGSDESVRAVEYAVAIADRYGADVHALYVFGEEVSRAIETGTVEEDDIIDETESFIDGARAIAENADVELGSSIAYGFSTHSKLRHPGSTVLDSADEVDADFIVVPRETLADEPGDVLEKAAEYVLLYASQPVLSV